Part of the Trichoderma asperellum chromosome 1, complete sequence genome is shown below.
GCTGGTGGATGTCTTGGTAGATAGAGACGGGCTGTGATGGGAGAGCTGTGGGTGATGGAATGGAGATGCAATTCATAAGCAGAGGGAGGCTATGACTGcgaaagaaatagaagaatCCACTTGCAACACGACGTTAATCCCTGGGCACCATATCACTTTGGCCCAGAGCCAGAGTCAAAGTGAAGCCTTAGGGTAGTCAAAGTGAGTGGCTCCTCGGCCGGCTGccagctgccagctgccATAGCGTGGCGGGATCACTTGCACACAATAGAGTGTGGGGTATGATAGTCACTGAAGCAAACAAAGCAGACAGTTCTACGAGGAGATGACTACAAGACTGGTAGCCTGCAAGTGATAAAAGATATCCCAATTGTGAGCTCCTAATCTACTTGCCAGCAAAATTTCCTCCAAGCTCTAATAATATACCTGCTGCACTCCTGACAGCATGCCATGCCGTCTGCGCCATACTATATCCTTTGTGGCATTGCCCAAGTTCATAGCTGTAAATCATATGATCATCAATCCTTCAAGAAGCGCTAAAATTATATGCCAAaccgaaaaaaaggggaagaaaaaggaatggAGGCCTAGTGTTCTTGCATTAAGACACTGCAAAACACAAGGCGTAATATCGGCAGTGTCTCCAAGAAATGAGATATAGCCCGAACAAAAGGTAACAGACGTAAAATCAGCTCGCTTGAACGCGCTCAAGTTTAGCAAACATGCTGCCCTTCACATGTTCGAAACATCATGCGGAGGATTTATTCCGATCTCTAGCTCCAAGAACAAACTATGCTTCTCTGTATCCAAAACTGATCTCTTTATTAGTATTGATATTAGACATGCAACAGATTAGCAAGACTTACTCTGTTGGATATGGGTCTGTCGCATCTGTGCCGTTATGCGCAGCCAGAGCTAAAACGGCCTCGTCATCGAGAGCTGAATCTTGGGTTAGGTCATGAGGATCTAGTCTCTGGCGCTTGGCAGGATGTTCGTCTGTGTCTTCATCGCCACTCTGTACAGGATCTAGCTGAAGTTGGTCTTGAGAAGTCGCTGAGTCAGCCTCAGACTCGGCTAGATGACTGGAATCAATATGGTTTGAGTTTTGAGCAGAAATATCGCCGCCTTCAGGAATCTCCGCTTTGAGCTGCGGTGGAATCTGAGACTGATGTTGTAATTGTTGCTGAAattgctgatgctgaaacTGGTGTTGATGTGGGTGTTGGGGCTGAAGTTgtggatgctgatgctgttggaTAGGCATAGCATGAGAAGCCATCCCTGGTCCTTGGCCAGGCATGGAGTTATTAGGTACCATATTGCCAGGGACCATAGCCCCGGGAAGCATCGTAGGGGCAGTAGGAGAAAGGGTGGTGGGAACACTAGCAGGAACAGCAGTGGGGGAGGCAAcggcatcagcagcatcactTGTGCCGGGCTGAGCTGCTTCTGAAGCCTGTGACTTGCGAGGCCGGCCACGACCTGGGCCGGGTCTTCTCGTAATAGGATTCAGAGTTGGATCTGCGCGCCTAGCGCTATCAGAGTGAGAACCATCTGTTTCATTCTTGTTTTGGGCTCTCCTCAGCCCCTGAAAATGCTGTCTGCGTTGTTGTTAGCTACTGTAAGACCAAAGAAGCAGTTATGTGGAGTCAGTGATGACGCTTATCATGGAATTGGTGTAAGTGAAGAGATAGAAGATGTATACACAGACGAGGCTCATTACTCTGAAGTCTTAGGGGTATGAAAGAGACATATACGCGATGGGAGTTGAGCATCATTGGTGCAAGCAGATGGGTATGCTAGATGGCGTGTGATCGCATTAGGGATGGGTAGGtaaggcagagaagaaggcatAAGGTGCAAGGTACAAATGGAAGCAATTCATCTTAGGTCTAATACCGATAGACGACGGGCTAAATAGCATCCATTCATGGTGTGGTAAACATTCGCCACGCCAAGGCCCACGCGACGGCGACCTCATGTAATCAATTGAgatggacgaggctgagaTCAGTGGAATTGGATGATGGACAGGCtgatatattattataagagGTACCTACCGACATCCTTCATTCGTAAAGCCATAGCCTAGGCCGCGCATATGGTTACCGATGGTGGTCCATTCTGCTCCGCTTATAACGCCTATGTTTTTGACGGATAGGATGGTGAAGAACAGATCTTTATCTGCCCTGTCATTCCAGTTCTTGTTCATAGTATCGAAAAGATATTATCGTCCAGCGGAGGGCAtcaagcaaaaaaacaaacaacaccaaaaaaagtaaacaaGCAAGTACCGGATGGCGGTGGGTCGTCGACGCTCTAGGCCGGACTGTCTTGGTGGCCAGCGGTGAGATAGAAGCTGTTAAGAGCAGAGGGCAATCAAGGGCAAAATTGGTAGTGAGAGATGGGGTACGGATGTACGCAGAGAAGAATGTTGGAGAGCGCCGTGGAGCAAAAGGCGAAGAGAGGCCCGTGCACGCGGAAGATGTAATGGCCGGAGCGCGGATCAAGGGTTAGTCCGCGCATGTAAGTGGTGGGAGCTGGCGGATGTGTGCTGTGTGTGTGTCCCACCAAACGCTGAAACAGGGCGCAGTGCAGGCTGCGATGCGGCTTAAAAATGCAAGACTATGCCTCCATCCGAGTCCGTGATATAGCATCTGCTTCCATTATCGAAATTACAGGCGTCATTGGGTCTTCAGGGCGGCATGTAGCATCTTGGGGGCGGCGATGCTGCAACTTAGCCGGTGTTGACACGGGGTTTACCCGTCAAAGTTACCTTTCTGTTCGccttcctttccctttccctttcctatTTAGCGCGAATAGAGGGGAACAGCCTGATTCGAGGCTGGCCAAAAGAAGAGCTTATGACGGCAGTACGGAGAGCCCCGAGCAAGCGCCGGACGAAAAGACTGTGTCGGACGAAAGTAATGCCACAACTTGCTTGAGCCCCGGCCAGTGAGTCAAAACGCAGAATCATTATTAATGCGATGCAGGGAGATCTGCGCCTTGGTTTAGAGAACCAAATAAAAAGTGAAGCATGTCATTACAATGTATGGGGTACAGAGTGGATATCGGATGTGTAGGAGCAACAGTGGCTTGAGGAAGGTCCAAGAGATACGATACAGGGACATTAATGTAGGACGACGGGATATCCCGTATTCCATATCATATCAAATCACCGATACTGCATTATGTCTGTAGGTACTGGCTGGTAGGAGGCAATAGCAGTCGTTGGCTGAAATAGTATAAGAGATTTGGTTAGGAGTAGCGTCTATACAGATATAGAGTGCAGGAAGTCAGCATCGAAACAGAGCGCGAGCAGTAGTCTGAGTGCTAGTCTCTCGCGGTCAATAGCACAGCAGCGCAGTAGGCAATCTGAAAAAGCGGCACAAAAGCCTGTTACTAATCCTGCAGTAGATCCCATACCAAGATACGAGTTCGCGTCATCCCTGAGCATCGCACCAGGCGAGCCCTCAGTTGGCCTCCCTCTCGCGTCTTACGTCTGGCGCCTCTGGTTGGCCACCATCCACAGCCCCACAGGCCGAGCGGTCTCACGTGCTTTCGCGGAAACCTGGCGACGCAGCAGGTGGGTCCCTTCGTTGCTTCCCCAAAAAATTTCGCGCCCCATCGCGTCTCCCGACGCACCTCATCCGAATCCCCTCCACGATGCCCAGAATGGCTGCGCGGCCTGGATGCGACCATGGAGACCGATGAAAGTGGCACCAATGGTTTTTAAATGTCCGATTTCATCATATCGCAAATTTTCCGCATTTCCTCACGCCTTCTGGTCGTGAAATTGAAACTCGAAAGTGGTTGATTTTGTTGCTCCAGAAGCTCAAAAAGTTCGCCCCTCCTCGCATGGTAGCCCGCTAGCTCCGAGCAACACTGACAAGGGCGATGAAAACGACCGGTCGGTGAGGATGGGATGGGAATGGGATGTCCCTAGCTGTGTTTGGTTGGGGCCTGTAATAATTCATTCGCTACGCACACGGCTGGCAGGAGGGCGCAGCATTTTTGGTGAATCTGGACTGAGGCAACTGGAGCGAGCGAGGTTGTAGACAGGACAGGTAGACGGATGCTGCGCTTGAATCAATTACCAACATGAGGACTTGAATATCACAATTGCTGCTCGGTTAATAGGTAAATAGTAGTCATGCAACAATGCCTACCTCCCTACTTGGTTGGTCCAATAAAAGCTGAAAGGATGAGCATCACTCCGTGGAGCACTCACTCATCaaaagcttcttcctctatCGCAACGCCCCCTCCTGCGTGCGCAATTTTACAGCCTACGCATTAGtgtttgctttttgctgGGAAATACTCGATGAGTCATACGGAAGTTTCACTttcaatttttattttctatgccGGAAGAGGAACCCCTGCTTTGctctttctattctttcttttttttttttaattgttGATTCGATCTGATGGACTTGGCTGTCATGTTGGAATTTGGGCTGCTTTGGCACGCAGGCGATTGCTTGGCACATGCGACCCCAACTGCTGCAGCAATTTCGGAACCTGTGCAATCCCAATGCAGTTCGAATTAAACACTATGGCGAAacgagataaaaaaaaaaaaccatatCAAGATCATATATTTGGAAGCAACACTATAAATTAAgagctctctctttctctttctaacTATTAGTCTATTGGTAGTTGTCCCAATTGTCGCCACCGCATCCCGCTTCATCTTTGTCGGATCGCTTAATAGAAAGTCAGCCAACTTCCATCAGTGGCTTACAGGGAGCCACACCAACTGACAGCGGCCCTTTCAGCGCACCCCCTCTATCCCTGTTTAGCGGATAGTCTGCCACATTACGCGCTGTAGCCCCGTCCAGTCCCACCCGCCTCTCCCTCCAAAAGCCGGACCCAGCGCCAGATCCAGGCAACCACAGGCCCCAGGCCAGATATATCTCTGATTTGGTCTTAGACACGGCCTTTTTGGGGGGGCGTCCATCCGGCATGCGGATTTCTCAGCCCGACGGCAAGtagcaaaaaaagcaaaagcgaGACGAGCGAAGCAAATGTCACACCAGATGGAGAACGAGGGGCCCTTGCTGGGGAACGCCGTTCCTGAATCCTTGCAGCTGACTCTATCTTGCTTTTTGCCGCTAGCTGAGGCCGTTTATAAGAGACGGCCGTCGTCCTGGTTCCTGGCCgcgttctctctctcttctagtTCCCAACCCGTGAGTGTATAGTCGGAAGCCTTGCTCGTCcattcatcgtcttcattgtGCCTTGAGGACAGTATTGTTTCTCGGCTATCAATAAGAAGAGTCCAAAGGTTGACCTTCACTTCTACCTCACCCCGGTTCTCGATCTGCACATCGTTCACGCGGCTTcgaatctccttcttctccgcctcTACCCTACTCTTCTCTCGATAGAtcaatagcttataatttgGTCGTCCGACTTCTTGCGTCCGACGATAtatccatttcttcttcaccatctCTCTTGTTTTACCTGTAACTCACGAATCCATCGCCGCGTTGCTCAGTCTGGGAAGCAGTAATAGCCGCCAGGCAGCTCGGCACTGTTCTATATTCAACTTCTATAGCTACATCTTCTGCTTCGAACCGCATCTGTCGGGTCGTCGATTATAATCCTGCAACTCGCCTTAATTctctcaacaccaacaacacaTTCCGCAACAAGCTTGTCATCATGTCTCCTAACAGCGACAATGCCATGGCCCGCTTCTTGTTCGCCATCCTAAAGCAAAAGAACCTCAGAGACGTAGGTTTAGCATCTCTTCGGCCTACATCTGATCAAGGTTTTaactcgtcttctcttctagaTTGATTGGAGCCAAGTTGCCGCCGATCCCGTCCTGATAGAGCCCATCGCCAATGGCCACGCTGCCAGAATGCGCTTCTCCCGCTTTCGATCCACAATCACAGGCCACAAACCGACAAAGAGAGGCAGGCCATCAGACAAGACCCGAATCTCCAAGTCGAAGAAGGAGACACAGTCCAAGAAGGAAACGCCCATCAAGCCAGAACCCGGCTCGTCAAGCATCTCTTCGTATCCTCTGGTAAGAGTGGCTGTAAAACACAACATTCGTCAAATGCGACTAACCACCCGTTGTAGTTTTCTCCAGAGTCTCTAGCATCACTGACATCTCCCTATATGGACGATGCATCCCCCTACCTCCAAGACGGCGATGATTTCAGCGGCCGCTTTCTCACGCCGTGTAGCGATGACATGGCTCAAGGACTGTCCATCTCTCCTTCTGTCCTCCAAGACCTTCACCCTACGAATGGTCTGATGTTTCCTCCCCTGGACGGCAACTCCGATTTCATGAACCATGCCGGTCATGATCACTCTTTCGATGTTGCCTTTGACTTGAACCGATTTGCCACAGATGTCAACAGCCAGGGTGTATCCCAATCTAGTGGTTCCCAGCCTCTCGGTGACTGGGATGACCGACACTTTTAAACTGATTTCCCTTGATTTTGTTTTAAAGCGATGTGTTACGAatacgaaaaaaagaaaattcgaCCCCAAAAAAATAATCCCAAGGAAGTACGGAGCGCGGTTAAACTTGCTTTTATGATTTGATGATACTAGCCACGGCGGGTGGCCAATTGGGTTTGGGTCAATATCCCCATTCCTCTCTACGGAGAGAAGAACGGATCGGTTAGGAATTTGGAAGACTTGAAAATTACTATAAgggcttataatagcatgTGTATAATTAGCGAGGACAGAAGGGATCAAGATATCCGtcctctttattttttatttttattttttttttcagccaTCTAGGTTCTGGCATGGCATACTAGTACCCAATTGAAGGCCGACTATTGAGCGCTGAACACAATTTGCCTGCTTCTGTGATACTTTAGTTGGAGTAAATGGTTATTTTATGAAGCAAGGCACGACTATTTCAACGAGTACATGCATTCTCACTCTGTGGCATACTGGATGCGTGTTTCTTCCTCGTATATCTTTGATCGGCTCTTGAATAAGCCACGGTATATTCCCAACGGATATAAAGGTGGCTGCACTCCTTGAGGCCATTTCAATTCTGTCAAGTCCAATTGTTAAAAGATCATCCTATTGTTCTACGAATTGCTGCGTTATCCGCTATGCAGCCAAGTGCAAAAGCTACCGGCTGTTGCTCACACGAAATGTATGACCAGCTGTAACAGCTGGCATTGCGAGCTGGAGCACATCATTTTTTCAATCtctagaaataaaaagatttctTATGACAGCTATCAACCCCGATATAAATTTCCTGCTCTTTtcccatttctctctcttttgttctcTCAACCTCAACGCAAACACATCCAAGTGTTTTCACACCACACAACTCGAGCAAATTTTCACTTTCTGCTTGCCAACATATTACCAAGTAAGCAAAGGCTTTCAGTCATTCCATCTTAAATACACACATGGACCACCATTGATATTTCTGATTCTTACATGTGTTGCATTAATGCTTTCCTTGTCCAATTACTAACACTCGTTCGCAACAAGTCTATCCTCAAATCCTCCTTTCGTCGTCAGAAGAGCAAAAGGACAAGCCATGGCCGACGAAACCCCAAGCAAGAGACGAGAGCCCACAGCCTCTGAGGCCAtgttcttctttgccattgTCAAGCATACTCGAAACAAGGCGGACATTGACTGGGAGGCCGTCGCACAGGAGCAAAACTTCAAGAATGCTGAAGTTGCCAAGGTTCGTTTCCAACGGTTCAAGAAATATATACCaattcttttatcttttatcttttttttctttttttttttctttaactGACTTTgacttcttttccttttcgtttctttgcTATAGGTTCGCTTTGGACAAGTCAAGCGCAAGCTCGGCATCGACTCAAACGTCACTCCAAAGAAAGGCAACGCTTCCACCACCAGCGCCTCGACTCCCAGCAAGGTCCGCAAGACGCCGGCCGGCCGTGCTGGAGCCAAAGGCAGAGGCCGTGGCGGCCgtgccaagaaggaggacgaTGAAGCCGCCGCACTTGACGCAGAGACTGGAGATGACACCACCACTGCTGTTGAATCGCCCTTCcccaagggagaagaagacggcggcaCCAACTTCAAGGCTGAGCATGGCGAGGACCCTTTCTAAAGCTTTTAAGGCTGGGTCTTATCTTTGGGAGCCTTTCTCAGGTGCCCATCTGCTATACCTTGCTGTTTGAGGGGGAACAGAGGCTATCTATTGTTTTGTCTTCTGGAATCATATTGGCTCAGGTATTGATGCATAGGTACCAATAACAACGATTGAAAGAACTAGCTGCATGGAATGGAGGCTCGAGATGGATTTGCAGAAGACGGCTACAGGAGATTAAGCAACACAGCACCTAGTTGAGAGATGAAGCGGAAATTGGATTGAGGAAGTCTAAAGATAAATATCCATGCTACCACGTCCTCTGTGTGCCCGTAGTTGTAATTATACTCTCGTATACTTTATGCACGCCCCTTTCGCTCTATACTATCCTTCAGTCGGCTGGCAGCATATGCCTATATTTTGCTAATAAATAAGAGGGCCATGTGAGTTTCTTTTGAAGCCCAATTCACTCTTCTGCTCAGGTCCTGACATCCGCCTTAATACTGTCTGCACCCTTACACCGCCAATCTGCCTCCAACTACCTACATGCATCAACAAAGCCATCGGAaactcgccatcttcaaacTTCAAAACCAAAAGAATCGGAAAATAACAATCAAATATCCACACATCCATCATGCCTCGCAAAGCCGCTTCCGCCTCGACTTCGGACTTGACCCCGAAATCTTGGGACAATGTCGACTTCCTCAACGACCTGCTTGTCGCCTTCTACCAAGTGGGCTGCCATACCAACAGCTTCAATCCGCAGGTCAACAATGCCATTGTGGAGTTTCTTACTTCTCGAAGCCACGATACCTCGTGGAGCGCCATCCGGTAAGAGAAGGACGTTTTCCGTATtggtggttttttttttttttttgcctgctgtatcatttttttttctttttactccATCTCTTGCTTTTCACACCGTCATATAATTGCGGTTCTCTCGCGAACTGCAACAGTCCTCACCGCTTACATGCATTCGCAACACCCCAAGTCATGTGCAAGCGGCGAGAAACGGCATATAAGCATGCTTTGTATAAGTTTCTCACTCTCAATTCACtacatctctttctttcatcactttttccttctttgcaTTTTCTAATATTTCCTCATTCCTCAATCCCTCAGTTGTCACACTTGTAAACATAAAAACACGACATCTCCTCTTTACATCTTGACTCAATTTCAAGAGATTCCTTCCACGTCCAAACATCACCCGCCATGTCTTCCTCGCGTCAATTGATGAAATGGAGCCCCCAGGTCCACGAGgacatcctcatcgccatgTTCTACAACCTGAGCCTCTCTTCAGAGCAATGGACCAAAGTCATGGCTGACCTCAGCGAGATGGGCTACACTTTTACCGAGAGCGCGCTTCGGTATGTTTTTTGGGCCAATGGCATTTCACCTTGACAACAAGGATCGGTTTGCAGTCTGCATTCAACACCGCTGCCACCTGTGCTTCACCCTGCCAGCTgggcagagaaaaaaagaaaagaaaaaagaaaaccggCAGAGCTGCTCGCCCATTTTCCGCACTGCATTCACCCCTATCTGATCTTGCACTGCTCCATCCCTTACATATGCACCACCCTCTTCCATCCTTTCACGCACGTCTCTCCTCTTTCGCACACTCAGTTTCCCATCATTCACCTTCGTCCAGTTCTTCAgcaattttctctcttcatcaaTCAAAACTCATTCTGCCATCCAAGTTGCAATGGTCGCATCCAAGGCCACAGATGCCACGCCCTCGGGCAACAAGCCCACTCGCGGCTGGGATGCCGCCGCTCACGAAGCACTTCTCTTGTGTGTCATTGATGAGATCAAAGGCGGCAAGGCCTTCTTGACTGAAGTCACCAGACGGATGCAAGAACGCGGATACACCTACAGCTACGATGCCATAAAGTACACACAaacactctttttttttttttttttttttttttttttttttttttttttttttttttttgaaccCCCTTCATCTTGTTCAACAAAGCTTACAGTTCAACTCTGCTGCTTGAAACGAAATACAAAAACTCCGCCTGCTAACGTCTCGTGTCTCTGTTTTGTCTAGTCAACACGTCCAAAAGCTCCGCAAAAACCGTGACACCACCGGCATCCTCACCGCAGCTGATCCGGCCGCTGGAACCTCCAAGGCTTCTGCCACTCCACGCAAGGCGGCAGCCACTCCTCGGAAGCGCCGCACCCCAGCCAAGAAGGAcgtcgacgaggacgacgacatgGACGTCAAGCTCAAGCTTGAGCAGGCTGCCGAGGACGATGAGATATACAGCCCATCTATTCGTGCCTCTAAGCGCGCCAGATCGTTTGCTTCGTAAGTATTCATCTAAGctgtctcttttcctctctgcATTTCAGCACCGTTAATGACGGAATGGACAGCCTGCCCAACCCGGAAGAGGAGATTTGAGCTCACGTTAAGAGCAATTCGCGTGGAAGCCACTATTTGGAATGATAATTTTACATATTGATTGAAAAATCAATTGGGATACTTGGTAGGCAAATGGAAGGAAATGATTTACGTTTGGGAAATGGTTAAGGCGACATCTATCACAAAAGGAGCATTTAAGCAAGCATATACCGTCTTATAACGACAGGACACAATGGAAACGCAAGGATTTGATCATTGTCGTATTAGTCTAAATTCGTGACTTCTGAGATGACATCTTGTAGAGAGAGTGATAAAACACCGAATCTCTGCCTGTAAGCCGGAGCTCTTGGTGCTCATCTATAAGCCTAAAGCCTATATGGGAGCTTTTCATTTACACTGTTTTGGAGAGTGGCTATTTCGCATTTCAAGTACGTCGTAAATTCTCCAGTAATGTACCGAAAATACTGCATAGTAAGGTGTAGcaaaagctaaaagaaaaCACCGGAGATGGGCGGTTAAAAATGCTAATTGTCCTCCTGGACACTCAACTAGGGATACTGATGAAGTCATAATGAACGAATAAAAATGACACTTGTTTTCGTTAGCTGCCATATGTCAAAGTTACAAGAAATCACTATGTGCAAATCAAAAGGGCACGACACTAGTATTTGAGCGGATTGGCTCTATATTTCATGGCCatgatactattatataggcTCAGTATGTGCGAGAGCCTATGAAGCTAAAGCTACTAGCAAATGTTTGCATCGCCAAATCCATAAGGgcattaattttttttctcccaaaAGGGTTCGgagtttcttttctctccatttCAGTTCCAAGCTCGGAAATAAACAGCATGAAGTCTATCTTCATGCTGGCGTGCGGTAGCTGTTTGCACCctgctttcctctttttttggtggtgtttttttttcttaacaAGGTAGTTACGCCCACCCCCGGGCCCATCTAGACAGAGCTAGGCGCTTATTTGGAGGCATCGACCTTGGCAACGTGGGCCAAGAGGTCGAGGACACGGCGGGAGTAGCCCCACTCGTTGTCGTACCAGCTGACAAGCTTGACGAAGTTGGGGTTCAGGGAGATACCAGCCTTGATATCGAAGATGGAggagttgttgttgccgagCATGTCGGTGGAGACGACATCGTCGTTGGTGTAAGCCATGATTCCTATTGTAGAATTAATTTCATGCTGCTTTTTgaaaaaaggggaaaaggtATATCTCTACGTACCCTTGAGCTCGCCATCGGCGGCCTTCTTGATGGCGTTGGTGATCTCCTCGTATGAGGCGGCCTTCTCGAGGCGGACAGTCAAGTCGATGACGGAGACGTTGGCAGTGGGGACACGGAAGGACATGCCGGTGATCTTGCCGTTGAGAGAAGGAATAACCTTGCCGACAGCCTTGGCGGCACCAGTGCTGCTGGGGATGATGTTCTGGGCAGCACCACGGCCACCACGCCAGTCCTTGCCAGAGGGACCATCGACGGTCTTCTGGGTGGCGGTGTAGGAGTGGACAGTGGTCATGAGACCCTCAACGATGCCGAAGTTGTCGTTGATGACCTTGGCGAGGGGAGCCAGGCCGTTGGTGGTGCAAGAAGCGTTGGAGAGGACATCGGCAGAGCCGTCGTACTTCTCGTGGTTGACACCCATCACGTACATGGGGGCATCGGCAGAGGGAGCAGAGATGATGACCTTCTTGGCACCGCCCTGAAGAtgggccttggccttgtcaacGGTGGTGAAGACACCGGTGGATTCGACGATGTACTCGGCGCCAGTCTCGCTCCACTTGATGTTGGCGGGGTCGCGCTCAGCGTAGAAGCGGATGGGCTTGCCGTTGACAACGAGGTTCTGGCCATCGACCTCAATGTCGCCCTTGAAGGAGCCGTGGGAGGAATCATACTTGAGCATGTAGGCCTAATAATATCTCAGTTAGCGGCCGTGTA
Proteins encoded:
- a CDS encoding uncharacterized protein (EggNog:ENOG41) — encoded protein: MPRKAASASTSDLTPKSWDNVDFLNDLLVAFYQVGCHTNSFNPQVNNAIVEFLTSRSHDTSWSAIRDSFHVQTSPAMSSSRQLMKWSPQVHEDILIAMFYNLSLSSEQWTKVMADLSEMGYTFTESALRFPSFTFVQFFSNFLSSSIKTHSAIQVAMVASKATDATPSGNKPTRGWDAAAHEALLLCVIDEIKGGKAFLTEVTRRMQERGYTYSYDAINQHVQKLRKNRDTTGILTAADPAAGTSKASATPRKAAATPRKRRTPAKKDVDEDDDMDVKLKLEQAAEDDEIYSPSIRASKRARSFASLPNPEEEI
- a CDS encoding uncharacterized protein (EggNog:ENOG41), with amino-acid sequence MADETPSKRREPTASEAMFFFAIVKHTRNKADIDWEAVAQEQNFKNAEVAKVRFGQVKRKLGIDSNVTPKKGNASTTSASTPSKVRKTPAGRAGAKGRGRGGRAKKEDDEAAALDAETGDDTTTAVESPFPKGEEDGGTNFKAEHGEDPF
- a CDS encoding uncharacterized protein (EggNog:ENOG41), whose amino-acid sequence is MNKNWNDRADKDLFFTILSVKNIGVISGAEWTTIGNHMRGLGYGFTNEGCRQHFQGLRRAQNKNETDGSHSDSARRADPTLNPITRRPGPGRGRPRKSQASEAAQPGTSDAADAVASPTAVPASVPTTLSPTAPTMLPGAMVPGNMVPNNSMPGQGPGMASHAMPIQQHQHPQLQPQHPHQHQFQHQQFQQQLQHQSQIPPQLKAEIPEGGDISAQNSNHIDSSHLAESEADSATSQDQLQLDPVQSGDEDTDEHPAKRQRLDPHDLTQDSALDDEAVLALAAHNGTDATDPYPTDFGYREA
- the GPD1 gene encoding glycerol-3-phosphate dehydrogenase, producing the protein MAPVKVGINGFGRIGRILLRNALEKPELQVVAINDPFIETTYAAYMLKYDSSHGSFKGDIEVDGQNLVVNGKPIRFYAERDPANIKWSETGAEYIVESTGVFTTVDKAKAHLQGGAKKVIISAPSADAPMYVMGVNHEKYDGSADVLSNASCTTNGLAPLAKVINDNFGIVEGLMTTVHSYTATQKTVDGPSGKDWRGGRGAAQNIIPSSTGAAKAVGKVIPSLNGKITGMSFRVPTANVSVIDLTVRLEKAASYEEITNAIKKAADGELKGIMAYTNDDVVSTDMLGNNNSSIFDIKAGISLNPNFVKLVSWYDNEWGYSRRVLDLLAHVAKVDASK
- a CDS encoding uncharacterized protein (EggNog:ENOG41) — its product is MSPNSDNAMARFLFAILKQKNLRDIDWSQVAADPVLIEPIANGHAARMRFSRFRSTITGHKPTKRGRPSDKTRISKSKKETQSKKETPIKPEPGSSSISSYPLFSPESLASLTSPYMDDASPYLQDGDDFSGRFLTPCSDDMAQGLSISPSVLQDLHPTNGLMFPPLDGNSDFMNHAGHDHSFDVAFDLNRFATDVNSQGVSQSSGSQPLGDWDDRHF